A stretch of the Aphis gossypii isolate Hap1 chromosome 2, ASM2018417v2, whole genome shotgun sequence genome encodes the following:
- the LOC114131317 gene encoding uncharacterized protein LOC114131317 codes for MGHERTPKQVDDELDEICLKMIQLMDDYCSSIGRLEHCLRDGCVHLAKSRYVMGNSSVSDLQLPTSGPYTARSTVVREENTETINLAHDDSGDDPIKRFGVLVPGSLRMAQERFCKCLESTIEAAVIKSEMEKVRGNYLSLKDTRSQMTNKVNK; via the coding sequence ATGGGTCACGAGCGGACGCCAAAGCAAGTTGACGATGAATTGgatgaaatttgtttaaaaatgatacaatTAATGGATGACTATTGCTCGAGTATTGGTCGGCTGGAACACTGTTTACGTGATGGTTGCGTGCACCTAGCTAAAAGTAGGTACGTAATGGGCAATAGTAGCGTATCTGACTTACAGCTTCCCACGTCCGGCCCGTACACTGCTCGCTCAACAGTAGTACGTGAGGAGAATACTGAAACAATCAATTTGGCGCATGACGACAGCGGCGATGATCCCATCAAACGTTTTGGGGTACTCGTTCCAGGTAGTCTACGTATGGCTCAAGAAAgattttgtaaatgtttagAATCGACAATCGAAGCCGCAGTCATTAAATCAGAAATGGAAAAAGTTCGaggaaattatttatcattaaaggATACGAGAAGTCAGATGACAAACAAAGTTAATAAgtga
- the LOC114131360 gene encoding male-specific lethal 3 homolog encodes MFIRKVLTKAKFEEGEKVLCYEPDPAKTKVLYDSKVLRVVPEKDDQGRKFFKFLIHFQGWNSTWDRYVTDEFILKDTEENRKLQKKLADEAQLTPGGNLYRKERKKRVVKTEPKPLVIEPDIVPLPINDKSMVEDENLPVPIDTILLPKRRLPDLEFPDNLKYHTGYNCYLTHEKNTLVQLPCQPNVVTLLESYLKYLAKNNFIDNKATKKKRQPEVLDKKQLEKRYIICVEVLDGLRICFNTFLFRKLLVNEDEQAQYYEALKMTLQPPVNNIVSQNVEQDYDNVQNGEEMDSHENKNNVKVTRSSTSQYASSQKTCSDCSLTKSQCSKIVNDMFEKARDEYVSKADSWKAVPDSAYDEEIKQPAIIYGVYHLLRLLENLPKILAKTDVEGEKLSIVYSYSNGLLEYLSTQTHLFGMQYYVKNEMDVTVKSSAPIRNHRNHKNI; translated from the exons TTGACTAAAGCCAAATTTGAAGAAGGCGAAAAAGTACTGTGCTACGAGCCAGACCCTGCAAAAACTAAAGTCCTTTATGATTcgaaa GTTTTAAGAGTGGTACCTGAAAAAGATGATCAAGGTCGAAAATTCTTCAAATTTCTCATTCATTttcaa GGATGGAATTCCACATGGGATCGATATGTAACTGATGAGTTCATATTGAAAGATACAGAAGAAAATCGCAAGCTTCAGAAAAAACTGGCCGATGAAGCTCAACTTACGCC TGGTGGGAATTTGTATAGAAAAGAACGGAAGAAAAGAGTAGTTAAAACAGAACCCAAACCATTAGTAATAGAGCCAGATATAGTTCCTCTTCCTATAAATGATAAGTCTATGGTGGAAGACGAAAATTTACCAGTACCaattgatacaatattattacctaaaagAAGGCTACCAGATCTTGAATTtcctgataatttaaaataccatactggatataattgttatttaacacACGAAAAGAATAca ttGGTTCAGTTACCTTGTCAACCAAATGTGGTTACATTGCTTGAAAGTTACCTTAAATATTTAGCAAAAAATAACTTCATCGACAATAAagcaacgaaaaaaaaacgtcaacCTGAAGTACTTGATAAAAAACAACTTGAAAAACg TTACATCATTTGCGTAGAAGTTTTAGATGGTCTGAGAATTTGTTTTAACACTTTTTTGTTCAGAAAGTTGTTAGTAAATGAAGATGAACAAGCCCAATATTATGAAGCATTAAAAATGACTCTTCAACCACctgtaaacaatattgtttcaCA AAATGTTGAACAAGACTACGATAACGTACAAAATGGGGAAGAAATGGATAGCcacgaaaacaaaaataatgttaaag taACACGAAGTTCAACCAGTCAATATGCTAGTTCTCAAAAAACTTGTTCAGATTgcag tttaacaaAATCTCAGtgttcaaaaattgtaaatgataTGTTTGAAAAAGCCCGTGATGAGTATGTATCCAAAGCTGACTCATGGAAAGCAGTCCCTGACAGTGCATATGATGAAGAAATAAAACAGCCTGCTATTATATATGGTGTATACCATCTTTTAAGGCTTTTGG aaaatttaccaaaaatattgGCTAAAACTGATGTGGAAGGTGAAAAACTTTCAATTGTATATTCATACAGTAATGGACTACTaga atacctcTCAACTCAAACTCATTTGTTTGGGATGCAGTATTATGTGAAAAACGAGATGGATGTTACCGTCAAATCAAGTGCTCCAATTCGAAATCAccgaaatcataaaaatatttaa